DNA from Archaeoglobus veneficus SNP6:
AGAATCAGTTTTATGCACTTCTTCTGTGATTCTCTTCTCCAGGAACGCAAGGATTTCATATATTGCCTTTATCTCTCTAACCGTGAGTTCGGTATCTCCAACCTTTACCCCTACAAATTCACCCTCCTTATAGAAAATATCCACGTACAGCCCGTTATCTTCCTCATTCTCCTTCCAGTAATACCTCTCCATACTAACCAGGTGTTCTATCATACATCAACCCTCCAGATATTCTTTCAAATCCGGAAAAACCTTAAAGAAGAGCTGCCATGCTTCCTGAAGGCTTAACTTATTCTGCGCCGCGAAGGCTGAAAGCCTCTGCTCTATCAGGTCTTTAGGCTTGAATCCCGTCCGGCGTGCTGTCCTCTCAAATGCCTCGAAGTCCTTGAGGTCGTCGAAGACTTCAAGCTCCAGCAACCTGATGAGGCTAAGGTTTTGTTCGATTTCTTTGGCTTCCTGTTCCTGTTCGAATTTCTTTCTCAGCTCTTCGAGTTCCGGCTGGATGCTGTTGATGATCTCATAAGCCTGCTTAACCTTCCTCTCAAGCTCTCGGATCTTCAGAATCTCCTTAGTGATAACCTTGTCATCATTGTTGCCGAAAAAGTAGTTCCTGAGGAGGGAATTAACCAGCCTGCTGACGTTACCTCCATTATTCTTGAATTCTTTGAGGGCTGATAGAACGTCATCATCAACGGAAGCACTAATAACATTCCGCGGCACGGTTAAAACCTCCGAAAAGTGTTATTAATTTTAATAACCGGAGTTATTAACACCCTATTGCTTCTCCTGGAGAACGAGAAAGACAACCTGGTTGTAGTTGTTGTTAGTAGTAAAGTTAGTGTTATTAATAATCCTACAGCGTTATTAATTAATAACGCTGGCATGGTTGTATTAATCTTCGAATTCCACAGGAAAGAAAGGAAGTTCATGGTATCACCAGGTCTGCTAAGCTCGCCTTTTTGATAATGATGCGCTGTTCTTCGAGCTTGATGGCTAAGTACTCTCCTTTCTGGAGGTTAAGCTCTCTTACGAATTCCGCTGGTAGATTGACATAATAGCTCTTTGATTTGCAGTACTGGAGCTTTCGAAGCCTGGTTTTATTGATGGCTGGCTGTCTCATAACTCATGAACCTCCTTCTTTTCTAAGAACTCAGCGGCAAGAAATGCGGCAAGTATCAGGTTTCTGACATTCATAAGCTCCGGATGCGGTAATGCTATCACCATCTTCATTCCTGGACCTCCTGGATTATGTCGG
Protein-coding regions in this window:
- a CDS encoding AbrB/MazE/SpoVT family DNA-binding domain-containing protein → MRQPAINKTRLRKLQYCKSKSYYVNLPAEFVRELNLQKGEYLAIKLEEQRIIIKKASLADLVIP